DNA sequence from the Leptospira limi genome:
ATAAATTTCATTCCCATGAGGAAGGTATAAGATTTCTTCGATGATGGTAAAAGAAAAGTTATGAACCACTCGGTATTCAGATACATCTCGTTCTTCTGTAGACAGTACGTCGTAACAACGAAAGGCAAGTGGAATTGAAATTTCTAATTTTCCATTCAGATCAAATAATAACAACTCATTCGGACGATTGAGTTTGGAATCATATTCTGATCCTTTTTGAAATCCTTGGTAATAACACAAATGTCCAGACTGATAGAACAAATATGGGATGGACATACCTTCCAAGAACGGTCGTTTGACTGGCCGACTCCAAAGGATTTTTTTTTCATTTAAATGAAAAGCCGTGAGTGTATACGCTTCATCGTAAACAGAAAGGATCACAAATTGATCGAGTGTGATCCACTCAGTAACCAAAATGGATTCACCTTCTCGCATCGAGTGCAGTAAATTGGCTTTGTATGGAAAACCTTTTGTTTTCTCATCTAAAAATTCCTTTGGAAATTCCTTTTGAAACCAAGTACGCAAGGCTAGTTTTGCCGAACTAGGTAGATTTTGAGTTCTTTCTAAAAATATCTGTTTGAGTGAATCTTTTTCCGTTACTGCAATTTTTTCCAAAACTTCGGTAAAAAACGAATAGGGATAGTTTAATCCACCGTAACTCAAAAGAGATTCCACTGATGGATAACGTATCAATTCTGAACGTTGGTCATCAATTAATTCAGCCGTTTGTTCGTAATACTCTGGATAGGTGGACCTTGGGTCACCCGTTCCTTTTACCCGGATCCACCAATACTGATGGCACTTGGTACATTCATAAATTTCTCGGAAGGGATTTCGTGTTTCTCCTACAATGTCATGGATCGGAAAATTAGGAGTTTGGCTCAATTCCTGGATAGGTTCCATACGGGAAAATGTTTTTGAACCATTTTGACAATACAGACAAGCCATAACTAGAGGCTGTTTAGTTAGATTGATCATTTTTACTTGGTCAAGTCAATTTCCAGTATTGGATTCTTAAATTGAATTTCACATAGTTCTTGGCAATTTTTTGTAAGCTTTGTAAACTAAGTCATTCCTTATGCCTACTTCGCAAAAATCCTACGAAGTCCTCCTCGCTGAGATCCAAAAATTAGAACAGGAGAATCAAACTCTAAAACAGTCTCAAATAAGCCAAAATAACCACCAAACTAAGATTAGCGATTTACTTCATTTTACTCAATTTTCGATCGATACCATTTCTGATTCCATCTTGTGGTTGGATGAACATGGCAAGTATGTTTTCGTTAACAACGCGGCTTGTATTAATTTCGGATATTCGAAGGAGGAATTTCTTTCGATGACAATGTTTCAAGTTGATCCTCTCTTTACAAAAGAGATTTGGGATGCACATTGGCAAGATATTTTAGAGAGAAAATCTTTTACTTTAGAAACAATCAATAAACGAAAAGATGGAAAATCAATTCCAATTGAAGTGACTGTTAACTTAGTAGAATACGATGGTAAAAAATATAATTGTGCAATTGCACGTGATATCACCGAACATAAATTAAATGAATCGAAACTCAAACAAGCAGCACTTAGATTGAGTGAATTAAATGCAACAAAAGATAAATTTTTTTCAATCATTGCTCACGATTTGAGAGGGCCTCTAGGATCCCATAGAGAGTTTACCAAAAGTTTAAGTGAAAAAATTTCATTACTATCCGAAGAAGATAGGTTTTTTAACTTACAAATTTTAAATGAATCATCAGAAAAACTTTATTCTCTAATGGAAAATTTGCTCCACTGGGCAAGCACACAAAATGGAATGATCACATTCCAACCTGTTTTGATTTCTTTATATGAATTAGTTAACAAAACGATTGATCTTTTTTCATTAGCCATTCATAAAAAAAATCTATCACTCAAGAATCAGATTCCAAAAACATTTCAATTGATTGCTGATTCTTTTATGATCGAAACAATATTTCGTAATTTAATTTCAAACGCAATCAAGTATAGCAATCAAAACCAAACAATTGAAATCGGATGTAATCCTTTTCATTTAAAGAATGATACTAATTCTAAAAACCATTGTTTTTACGTAAAGGATGAAGGGATTGGAATGACGAAGGATCAAATCAATTCTTTGTTTCGTTTAGACCAAAAGGTTTCAACTCCTGGAACGGCTAAGGAAATTGGAACTGGACTTGGTCTCATCTTAAGTAAAGATTTTATAGAACAACATGGTGGAAATATTTGGGTAGAAAGTGGATTACGAGAAGGGACTACTTTTTACTTTGATTTAGGACAACACACAATCTAGAAGAAAATTATTTCCAATGTTTGCAGATTTTTTAAGCCAACTTGTCATTCCAAATTTTTTTTGATAGAAACAGTTTCAAAGA
Encoded proteins:
- a CDS encoding PAS domain-containing sensor histidine kinase, translated to MPTSQKSYEVLLAEIQKLEQENQTLKQSQISQNNHQTKISDLLHFTQFSIDTISDSILWLDEHGKYVFVNNAACINFGYSKEEFLSMTMFQVDPLFTKEIWDAHWQDILERKSFTLETINKRKDGKSIPIEVTVNLVEYDGKKYNCAIARDITEHKLNESKLKQAALRLSELNATKDKFFSIIAHDLRGPLGSHREFTKSLSEKISLLSEEDRFFNLQILNESSEKLYSLMENLLHWASTQNGMITFQPVLISLYELVNKTIDLFSLAIHKKNLSLKNQIPKTFQLIADSFMIETIFRNLISNAIKYSNQNQTIEIGCNPFHLKNDTNSKNHCFYVKDEGIGMTKDQINSLFRLDQKVSTPGTAKEIGTGLGLILSKDFIEQHGGNIWVESGLREGTTFYFDLGQHTI